Proteins co-encoded in one Bacillus paramycoides genomic window:
- a CDS encoding DUF421 domain-containing protein has translation MHIIFESIILIFTGILALKMTGSKSVSQMTRAEIIIVVSIARIIVEPVLSRKVVPFIFAAVIFASILLIIHFFELKSKKVEQFLNGSSFVIVENGEIIKVNLMKAKMSEQQLYMQLREKGIHDLKSLQQVTAEPNGRIGYQLIEKAQPITLEMLEKILDQYNTKR, from the coding sequence ATGCATATTATTTTTGAAAGTATTATTTTAATTTTTACTGGGATTCTTGCATTAAAAATGACGGGTAGTAAATCTGTTAGCCAAATGACAAGAGCTGAAATCATTATAGTAGTATCAATAGCACGTATTATTGTAGAGCCTGTATTAAGTAGGAAAGTAGTCCCATTTATATTTGCAGCTGTAATATTTGCAAGTATACTTCTTATCATTCATTTCTTTGAATTGAAGTCAAAGAAGGTGGAACAATTCCTTAATGGCAGTAGCTTTGTAATTGTAGAAAACGGAGAGATTATTAAAGTGAACTTGATGAAGGCAAAAATGTCTGAACAACAACTTTATATGCAATTAAGAGAAAAAGGAATTCATGATTTAAAGAGTTTGCAGCAAGTTACAGCTGAGCCGAATGGACGTATTGGTTATCAATTAATAGAGAAAGCTCAACCGATAACTTTAGAAATGTTAGAAAAAATATTAGATCAGTACAATACAAAAAGATAA
- a CDS encoding class I SAM-dependent methyltransferase: MEFWESSFIEKQTMWGFEPTESAILTKDFFLEKNVKDILVPGIGYGRNAKVFMENGINVTGIEISKTAIDLARENGLEDVSMYHGSVNEMPFDNKLYDGIFSHALLHLLNEQEREKFIKDCYNQLKPGGYMVFTTVSNKAPMYGKGKQLDKDYYEIMEGVKMFFYDSESIKQDFNKYGLVQVSEIDEPNKNMANKPSINFLMIKCKKEL, from the coding sequence ATGGAGTTTTGGGAATCAAGTTTTATTGAAAAACAAACGATGTGGGGATTTGAACCTACTGAATCTGCAATTTTGACAAAAGATTTTTTTCTGGAAAAGAACGTTAAGGACATATTAGTTCCAGGTATTGGATATGGAAGAAATGCAAAGGTGTTTATGGAAAATGGTATAAATGTAACAGGTATTGAAATTTCGAAAACAGCGATCGATTTAGCAAGAGAAAACGGGCTAGAAGATGTTAGTATGTATCACGGTTCGGTAAACGAAATGCCTTTTGATAATAAACTATATGATGGGATATTTAGTCATGCACTTCTTCATTTGTTGAATGAACAGGAAAGAGAGAAATTTATTAAAGATTGTTATAATCAGTTAAAACCAGGCGGATATATGGTTTTTACAACTGTCTCTAATAAAGCTCCCATGTACGGAAAAGGAAAACAGTTGGATAAAGATTATTACGAGATAATGGAAGGCGTAAAAATGTTCTTCTATGATTCTGAATCTATAAAACAAGATTTTAATAAATATGGACTAGTACAAGTTTCGGAAATTGATGAACCAAATAAGAACATGGCAAATAAACCTTCAATCAATTTTTTAATGATAAAATGTAAGAAAGAACTATAA
- a CDS encoding class I SAM-dependent methyltransferase — protein MNRIDHIRHEEKKYHDLCYEQYKLFETGSWLYKPVKTVMDLMDYFEGRNNLQVLDLGSGVGRNSIPIAQKIKNASGTVTCVDLLDSALTKLQIYSQEYDVFEVIKTEKAAIENYYIQPNTYDYIIAVSSLEHVQSEEDLKNVLHSMKKGTKIGGINCLIINSNIQEIDLHTNEELDALIEINISTDKMIHLLKNIYEDWKEMKVETKELAYDIVRNERHILLKTNAITFVVQK, from the coding sequence ATGAACCGTATCGATCACATAAGACACGAAGAAAAGAAATATCATGACCTTTGTTATGAACAATACAAACTATTTGAAACTGGCTCTTGGCTTTATAAACCTGTTAAAACAGTTATGGATTTAATGGATTACTTTGAAGGACGAAACAACTTGCAAGTACTTGATCTCGGCTCTGGCGTTGGAAGGAATAGTATTCCAATTGCACAAAAAATAAAAAATGCTAGTGGTACTGTTACTTGTGTGGACTTACTGGATTCCGCTTTAACAAAATTACAAATTTATAGCCAAGAATATGATGTTTTTGAAGTTATAAAAACAGAAAAAGCAGCAATTGAAAACTATTACATCCAACCTAATACATATGATTATATCATTGCAGTATCAAGTTTAGAGCATGTTCAATCAGAAGAAGATTTAAAAAACGTGCTCCATTCTATGAAAAAAGGTACAAAGATTGGTGGTATCAATTGTTTAATTATTAACTCGAACATACAAGAAATCGACTTACATACAAATGAAGAATTAGATGCTTTAATTGAAATTAACATTTCTACTGATAAAATGATACACCTATTAAAAAACATTTATGAAGACTGGAAGGAAATGAAAGTTGAAACAAAAGAATTAGCTTATGATATAGTCCGAAACGAAAGACACATCCTATTAAAAACAAATGCTATTACTTTTGTCGTTCAGAAATAA
- a CDS encoding SMP-30/gluconolactonase/LRE family protein — MISNIELVLDAKASLAEGPCWNEKKQFLYWVDIMEKQLCIFNPTTNTNRVIALNQQIGCVVPYLEDVLLLAMENGFYSINVKTEKLTHIFDPEPHLFENRFNDGKCDPAGRFWAGTTDTYGINAAGSLYCLNNNLKVEKKVSHVNTSNGITWSPDHTYLYYIDTPTKKVVRFHYDICSGVIRNPSDVIIFPENEGLPDGMTIDEEGCLWIAHWGASKITRWDPSTGEQILSIPIPALYVTSCTFGGTNLTDLYVTTARTRMTDDELKIYPHAGGIFRIQTNIKGCPTHSFRNNNIGAETI, encoded by the coding sequence TTGATCAGTAATATAGAATTAGTTTTAGATGCGAAAGCAAGTTTAGCTGAAGGACCATGTTGGAATGAAAAAAAGCAATTTTTATACTGGGTTGATATTATGGAGAAACAATTATGCATATTTAATCCTACTACTAATACAAACCGAGTAATTGCTCTCAATCAACAAATCGGCTGTGTTGTTCCATATTTAGAAGACGTACTACTCCTAGCTATGGAAAACGGTTTTTATTCTATTAATGTAAAAACAGAAAAACTAACACATATTTTTGACCCTGAACCACATTTATTTGAAAATCGTTTTAACGATGGTAAATGCGATCCAGCAGGACGTTTTTGGGCAGGTACTACAGATACATACGGTATAAATGCTGCTGGTTCCTTGTATTGTTTAAATAATAATTTAAAGGTAGAGAAAAAAGTTTCACATGTAAATACATCAAATGGCATAACTTGGTCACCTGACCATACATACCTTTACTATATTGATACACCTACTAAAAAAGTAGTTCGTTTTCATTATGATATATGCTCTGGAGTAATTCGTAATCCAAGTGATGTAATCATTTTCCCTGAAAATGAAGGTCTACCTGATGGTATGACAATTGACGAGGAAGGGTGTTTATGGATTGCTCATTGGGGAGCTTCAAAGATTACTAGATGGGACCCTTCAACTGGAGAACAAATATTAAGTATTCCAATTCCAGCGCTATATGTAACGTCTTGTACATTTGGAGGGACTAATTTAACAGACCTATATGTTACAACAGCCAGAACAAGAATGACGGATGACGAATTAAAAATATATCCACATGCCGGTGGTATTTTTCGAATTCAAACAAATATAAAAGGTTGTCCTACCCATTCATTTCGCAATAATAATATTGGAGCTGAAACTATATGA
- a CDS encoding DUF2197 domain-containing protein: MHMMFYEIFCFSCKNIFRVYEGSEKYKRFKEKPKGVYCCDECSHKIQLEAIKHFFR; this comes from the coding sequence ATGCATATGATGTTTTATGAAATTTTTTGCTTTTCTTGTAAAAATATATTTCGTGTTTACGAAGGTAGTGAAAAATATAAGCGATTTAAAGAGAAACCAAAAGGGGTATATTGTTGTGATGAGTGTAGTCACAAAATTCAATTAGAAGCGATAAAACATTTTTTTAGATAG
- the lysS gene encoding lysine--tRNA ligase has product MHWAYEVAHELIRKHPNKETFVCASGISPSGSVHIGNFREIITTYFVVRALQDLGKKTRFIFSWDDYDRFRKVPKNIDPSFAKYIGMPYSDIPDPYGCHNSYAEHFEKEFEKSLQVFGVEVEFIYQYAEYRSGRYNKNILEALYKRKEIYDILMSFKTGECSEEERESFYPVTLYCEKCEKDATTITHFDEVLKTVRYKCDCGNQTELSVLNTNKMKLNWKIDWPMRWMIEDVVFEPGGRDHSSETGSYNVSKEIARKIFNREALHYVAYDFIGIKGNHEKMSSSSGNSITPSDLLKVYLPEMILFMFAKYRPNAAFHIGLDEDVIRNYTEYELLKDSYENKTLKNEDLFDAIKLARVDSRIKEYPKFNQVAGTLPLLNFDSSILQGILEKIDRNYVLEDMIAISKRAEYWVRNFQTEKLIAVNQERNKEFYNTLDERQKDWLVEVCNILRSNKDYSNLMEQLYSICHDENKKIMKENQKQLFIIIYKLIMNQSSGPRIPLLIHVVGIEKFITLLDF; this is encoded by the coding sequence ATGCATTGGGCGTATGAAGTAGCACATGAATTAATAAGGAAACATCCAAACAAAGAAACTTTTGTTTGCGCATCTGGAATCAGTCCATCTGGTTCTGTTCATATCGGGAACTTTCGCGAAATAATAACGACTTATTTCGTTGTAAGAGCCCTTCAAGATTTAGGGAAAAAGACCCGTTTTATATTTTCATGGGATGATTATGATAGATTTAGAAAAGTCCCTAAAAATATTGATCCATCTTTTGCAAAATATATTGGTATGCCATACAGTGATATTCCAGATCCATATGGTTGTCATAACTCCTATGCAGAGCATTTTGAAAAAGAGTTTGAGAAATCGCTTCAAGTATTTGGGGTTGAAGTGGAATTCATATATCAATATGCTGAATATAGAAGTGGAAGATATAACAAAAACATATTAGAGGCTTTATATAAAAGAAAAGAAATATATGATATTTTAATGAGTTTTAAAACAGGAGAGTGTAGTGAAGAAGAGCGAGAGAGCTTTTATCCGGTAACATTATATTGTGAGAAATGCGAGAAAGATGCAACAACGATAACACATTTTGATGAAGTATTAAAAACAGTACGATATAAATGTGATTGCGGAAATCAAACTGAATTATCGGTATTAAATACAAATAAAATGAAACTGAATTGGAAAATCGATTGGCCGATGAGATGGATGATAGAGGATGTTGTTTTTGAACCGGGTGGCAGAGATCATTCATCAGAAACAGGTAGTTATAATGTATCAAAGGAAATTGCAAGGAAAATATTCAATCGTGAAGCTCTGCATTACGTTGCTTATGATTTCATTGGTATTAAAGGGAATCATGAAAAAATGTCTAGTTCTTCAGGGAATAGTATTACACCTAGTGATTTGTTAAAAGTGTATTTACCAGAAATGATTCTTTTTATGTTTGCTAAATATAGACCAAACGCAGCTTTTCATATCGGTCTTGATGAAGATGTAATTCGCAATTATACAGAATATGAACTATTGAAAGATAGTTATGAGAATAAAACGCTCAAAAATGAAGATTTATTCGATGCAATTAAACTTGCTAGAGTTGATAGCAGAATTAAAGAATATCCAAAATTTAATCAAGTAGCAGGAACGTTACCGCTATTAAATTTTGATTCATCTATTTTACAAGGTATATTAGAAAAAATAGATAGGAATTATGTATTAGAGGATATGATAGCGATAAGCAAACGTGCAGAGTATTGGGTTAGAAACTTTCAAACTGAAAAATTAATTGCTGTAAATCAAGAGAGAAATAAGGAGTTTTATAACACATTAGATGAAAGACAGAAAGACTGGTTAGTAGAAGTTTGCAATATACTTCGTTCTAACAAAGATTACTCTAACTTAATGGAGCAATTGTATTCGATTTGTCATGATGAAAATAAAAAAATAATGAAAGAAAATCAAAAACAATTATTTATTATTATATATAAGCTCATTATGAATCAGTCCAGTGGCCCTCGAATACCGTTATTAATACATGTAGTAGGCATCGAAAAGTTTATCACATTATTAGATTTCTAA
- a CDS encoding cell wall hydrolase: protein MPLIPYNESDVDLLARLIRAEAEGEGRQGEQLVGCVVVNRVFCDCLDFKQLRTVRDAVYQSPGGFEAVQYGYFYQRARESEKDIARKVLQGEWRWPARWALWYFRPVGACPPEWYNQPFVGQFKSHCFYEPSGDECPKMYSR, encoded by the coding sequence ATGCCCCTTATTCCATATAACGAAAGCGATGTTGATTTACTAGCTCGTTTAATTCGTGCTGAAGCTGAAGGAGAAGGTCGACAGGGTGAACAACTTGTTGGTTGCGTAGTAGTAAATCGTGTATTTTGTGATTGCTTAGATTTTAAACAACTTCGAACTGTACGTGATGCAGTATATCAAAGTCCTGGTGGATTTGAAGCAGTACAATACGGATATTTTTATCAACGCGCACGTGAATCAGAAAAAGACATCGCAAGAAAAGTTTTACAAGGTGAGTGGCGCTGGCCAGCAAGGTGGGCTCTTTGGTATTTCCGTCCAGTTGGTGCTTGTCCACCTGAATGGTATAACCAGCCGTTTGTAGGACAGTTTAAAAGCCATTGTTTTTATGAACCTAGTGGTGATGAATGTCCGAAAATGTATTCACGGTAG
- a CDS encoding response regulator transcription factor: MVKIMIVEDDMKIAELLSTHVAKYGYEGIIVSDFQNVLNIFLEEQPELVLLDINLPSFDGYYWCRQIRGVSTCPILFISAREGTMDQVMALENGGDDFISKPFHYEVVMAKIRSHLRRAYGDYAPKVEERMIEQQGLCLYPERLVLKLKNQEIDITRNEAILLEMLMQNYPRVVGREVLLNKLWDSESYVDDNTLSVNTTRVRKKLKTLQIEDAIETIRSVGYRLHITWDTGMEK, encoded by the coding sequence ATGGTTAAAATTATGATTGTAGAAGACGATATGAAAATTGCAGAACTATTATCAACACATGTCGCGAAATACGGGTATGAAGGAATTATTGTATCGGATTTTCAAAATGTATTAAACATTTTTTTAGAAGAACAACCAGAGTTAGTTTTATTAGATATTAATTTACCAAGTTTTGATGGGTACTATTGGTGTCGTCAAATTCGTGGAGTTTCTACATGTCCGATATTATTTATTTCAGCCCGTGAAGGAACGATGGATCAAGTTATGGCGCTTGAAAACGGTGGCGATGATTTTATTTCAAAGCCATTCCATTACGAAGTTGTAATGGCGAAAATTCGAAGTCATTTAAGGCGTGCTTACGGGGATTATGCACCGAAAGTAGAAGAACGGATGATTGAGCAACAAGGCCTTTGTTTATATCCCGAAAGGCTTGTATTAAAGCTTAAGAATCAAGAGATAGATATAACAAGAAATGAAGCAATTTTATTAGAGATGTTAATGCAAAATTATCCGCGTGTTGTGGGTAGAGAAGTGTTATTAAATAAATTATGGGATAGCGAATCTTATGTTGATGATAATACTTTAAGTGTAAATACAACTCGTGTGCGTAAAAAGTTAAAAACATTACAGATTGAAGATGCAATTGAAACGATCCGTAGTGTCGGTTATAGATTACATATTACTTGGGATACTGGTATGGAGAAATGA
- a CDS encoding sensor histidine kinase, whose translation MIKLFIRDHIPLICFTVIQLLAIFLVYWFDGHNHIATALYAMFLGVFFMVGYLVFCYFTHRTFYERLANPLNSLDESVQKSDFAVLSTALQDLLEVQYRHYQNQLQIQERKNNDHLTFMNQWIHQMKTPLSVIELITQDEVDQRFESINEETDRLKKGLEMALYVARLEAFTQDFYVERVQLHKIVNDSVHEHKRFFIRNFVYPELKIEKDITVESDAKWLQFLIGQILSNAIKYSSGSREKIKVKVCKEGNNVILEISDNGVGIPKQDLPRVFKPFFTGENGRDFKESTGMGLYLVYEITKQLGHSVEIHSEVGKGTVVRIIFFNV comes from the coding sequence ATGATAAAATTGTTTATTCGTGATCATATACCACTTATTTGTTTTACAGTAATCCAACTACTAGCCATATTTCTAGTATATTGGTTTGATGGGCATAATCATATTGCAACGGCATTATATGCAATGTTTTTAGGTGTCTTTTTTATGGTAGGTTATTTAGTATTTTGTTACTTTACGCATCGTACTTTCTATGAACGGTTAGCAAATCCGTTGAACTCTTTAGATGAGTCTGTTCAAAAATCAGATTTTGCGGTTTTATCTACTGCGCTTCAAGACTTGCTTGAGGTACAATATCGCCATTATCAAAATCAACTCCAAATACAAGAGAGAAAAAATAATGATCATTTAACTTTTATGAATCAATGGATACATCAAATGAAAACACCTTTATCTGTAATAGAATTAATTACGCAGGATGAAGTCGATCAGCGTTTTGAAAGTATAAATGAGGAAACAGATAGGCTGAAAAAGGGGCTAGAGATGGCTCTATACGTTGCACGTTTAGAAGCATTTACGCAAGATTTTTATGTGGAAAGAGTACAGCTACATAAAATAGTGAATGATTCTGTACATGAACATAAACGCTTCTTTATTCGGAATTTTGTATATCCAGAGCTCAAAATTGAAAAGGACATTACTGTAGAAAGTGATGCGAAATGGTTACAATTTTTAATTGGACAAATACTATCGAATGCGATTAAATATTCATCTGGTAGTCGAGAGAAGATTAAAGTGAAAGTTTGTAAGGAAGGTAATAATGTTATACTTGAAATTTCTGATAACGGTGTAGGCATACCGAAGCAAGATTTACCAAGAGTGTTTAAACCTTTCTTTACAGGAGAAAATGGTAGAGATTTTAAAGAATCAACGGGAATGGGGCTATATCTCGTATATGAAATTACGAAACAATTAGGACATAGTGTAGAAATCCATTCAGAAGTTGGTAAAGGTACCGTTGTACGAATTATATTTTTTAATGTGTAA
- a CDS encoding DUF6518 family protein: MDRTLEITKLNMFLRIFLIPIIVGIIVGILTKLGQGILPGHWNSLANLGSVWLVPSFFVASFSYSKRTAILSGILALLGMILGYYGYAIVIKNVAHSIYFISVWIVCAFIGGTIFGIAGFLWKDTTSPLHKFGSALISGVFVTDGLHILLNFEDYSHMLPVGYTEVIVGIILILVLERSNTNRISSFLMMIPITILGLIGYKLLSLFT; this comes from the coding sequence ATGGACAGGACATTAGAAATCACAAAGTTAAATATGTTTTTAAGGATTTTTCTCATCCCGATTATAGTAGGGATAATTGTTGGTATACTAACTAAATTGGGGCAAGGTATACTTCCAGGACATTGGAATTCATTAGCTAACCTAGGAAGCGTTTGGTTAGTGCCATCCTTTTTCGTGGCTAGCTTTAGTTATTCTAAGCGTACAGCTATACTTTCTGGCATCCTTGCACTACTTGGCATGATATTAGGCTACTATGGTTATGCAATAGTTATTAAAAATGTAGCTCACTCTATTTATTTTATATCTGTATGGATTGTGTGTGCATTTATAGGAGGAACTATCTTTGGAATTGCAGGTTTTCTATGGAAAGATACTACAAGCCCACTTCATAAATTCGGAAGCGCGCTTATTAGTGGAGTTTTTGTAACGGATGGACTTCACATTCTTTTAAATTTTGAAGACTATAGTCACATGTTACCTGTTGGATATACCGAAGTGATAGTCGGGATTATCTTGATTCTTGTATTAGAACGTTCTAATACTAATCGAATTTCTTCTTTCTTAATGATGATTCCTATCACTATTTTAGGATTAATTGGATATAAATTATTAAGTTTGTTTACTTAA
- the abc-f gene encoding ribosomal protection-like ABC-F family protein, translated as MKELLKLNDVYVEIKENTLLEKMNVTVRQGDVIGLIGKNGSGKSTLLQLINGKIEPSKGTVEWMQMNMTTAYVEQEKESFVSEDMIAKEAELLARWGVPTNDFFTLSGGEKLKVRLAKGFAENPNVLILDEPTNHLDEMSTEFLIKQIKNMKGTVIVVSHDRYFLDVVATRIWSIEDKKLIDHSGNYTSYMKAREHKRMTQQREYEKQQKKIEQVETHIKELSSWSQKAHEQSTKQEGVKEFYRVKAKRMDAQVKSKRKRLEKELEKTKVERVKEDYSVEFSIQASKKVGKRFLEVKQLRKKFNNRTLFKNVNFTIQHGEKVAIIGPNGSGKTTLLKMIMGTETAEGEVWISPSANIGYLTQEVFDLPLDKTPEDLFYKETFEERGKVQNLMKHLGFESSQWKEPIRHMSMGERVKCKLMAYILDEKDVLILDEPTNHLDLPSREQLENTLAEYNGTLVIVSHDRYFLEKTTNVKLVFVNNTIQKQLEEPTKTRDEIEELRLTLETERQEVLGKLSFLTSKDKEYKELDERFMELTKQIKAL; from the coding sequence ATGAAAGAACTATTAAAATTAAATGATGTTTATGTGGAAATAAAAGAAAATACTTTGTTAGAGAAAATGAATGTGACAGTAAGACAAGGGGACGTTATTGGGTTAATCGGCAAAAATGGATCTGGTAAATCAACGTTACTTCAATTAATAAATGGGAAGATTGAACCATCAAAAGGTACTGTTGAATGGATGCAAATGAATATGACAACAGCATATGTTGAACAAGAAAAAGAATCTTTTGTTAGTGAGGATATGATTGCAAAAGAAGCAGAACTTCTTGCAAGATGGGGTGTGCCAACGAATGATTTTTTTACTTTAAGTGGTGGTGAAAAGCTAAAAGTTCGATTAGCAAAAGGATTTGCTGAAAATCCTAATGTCTTAATATTAGACGAACCGACAAATCATCTAGATGAGATGAGTACGGAATTTCTTATTAAACAAATCAAAAATATGAAAGGTACAGTTATCGTCGTATCACATGATCGATATTTTTTAGATGTTGTCGCGACTAGAATATGGTCAATTGAGGATAAGAAATTAATTGACCATAGCGGGAATTATACGAGTTATATGAAAGCACGTGAGCATAAAAGAATGACGCAGCAACGTGAATATGAAAAACAACAAAAGAAGATAGAACAAGTAGAAACGCATATAAAAGAATTAAGTTCATGGTCACAAAAGGCACATGAACAATCCACAAAACAAGAAGGTGTGAAAGAGTTTTATCGTGTAAAGGCGAAGCGAATGGACGCGCAAGTTAAATCGAAACGAAAACGTCTTGAAAAAGAGCTGGAGAAAACGAAAGTTGAACGTGTGAAAGAAGATTATTCAGTTGAATTTTCTATTCAAGCGAGTAAAAAAGTAGGAAAACGTTTCTTAGAAGTAAAACAATTACGGAAAAAATTTAATAATCGAACATTATTTAAAAACGTTAATTTTACAATTCAGCACGGTGAGAAGGTTGCGATTATTGGGCCGAATGGTAGCGGGAAAACAACGTTACTGAAGATGATTATGGGAACAGAAACTGCTGAAGGGGAAGTATGGATTTCACCTTCAGCAAACATCGGTTATTTAACACAAGAAGTATTTGATTTACCACTGGATAAAACACCAGAAGATTTATTTTATAAAGAGACATTTGAAGAAAGAGGAAAAGTCCAAAATTTAATGAAACATTTAGGATTTGAATCTTCCCAATGGAAAGAGCCGATTCGACATATGAGTATGGGTGAACGAGTAAAGTGTAAGCTAATGGCTTATATTTTAGATGAAAAAGATGTGCTTATATTAGATGAACCAACGAATCACCTTGATCTCCCTTCACGTGAACAGCTTGAAAATACGTTAGCTGAGTATAATGGAACACTCGTTATCGTTTCTCACGATCGATATTTTTTGGAGAAGACAACCAACGTAAAACTCGTGTTTGTAAACAATACGATACAAAAGCAGCTCGAAGAACCTACGAAAACTAGAGATGAAATTGAAGAACTACGTTTAACGTTAGAAACAGAGAGACAAGAAGTATTAGGAAAGTTAAGCTTTTTAACTTCTAAAGACAAGGAATATAAAGAACTAGATGAACGGTTTATGGAACTTACGAAGCAGATTAAGGCGCTTTAA
- a CDS encoding ABC transporter ATP-binding protein — protein MEILHAKNISKVYKGKIPFKALVDIDLSIQEGEFIGIMGPSGSGKTTLLNMVSTIDSPTSGEIVINGTNPFHLSSEDLALFRRKQLGFVFQSFNLLSTLTVKENIVLPMTLDGVSVQEMNKRVEEIAAKLNITDILNKRTFEISGGQAQRTAIARAIVHKPQLLLADEPTGNLDSKSSNDVMEMLDTLNKEEKATMMLVTHDPYAASFCSRVIFIKDGQLYNEIYRGESRQTFYQKIMDVLSLLGGKRHDFSSVRI, from the coding sequence ATGGAAATTTTACATGCAAAAAATATTAGTAAAGTATATAAAGGGAAAATACCTTTTAAAGCATTAGTAGATATTGATTTATCAATTCAAGAAGGTGAATTTATAGGGATCATGGGGCCATCTGGTAGCGGGAAAACAACGTTATTAAATATGGTATCTACTATCGACTCTCCAACATCGGGAGAAATAGTAATAAATGGTACAAATCCTTTCCACTTATCATCTGAAGATTTAGCTTTATTCCGTAGAAAACAATTAGGATTTGTATTCCAATCATTTAATTTACTTAGTACGCTTACAGTGAAGGAAAATATCGTATTGCCGATGACATTAGATGGTGTTTCTGTGCAAGAAATGAATAAACGAGTAGAAGAAATTGCAGCGAAATTAAATATAACAGATATATTGAATAAAAGAACATTTGAAATATCAGGGGGACAAGCTCAAAGAACAGCAATCGCTCGTGCGATCGTTCATAAGCCGCAATTATTACTTGCAGATGAACCTACAGGGAATTTAGACTCTAAATCTTCAAATGATGTAATGGAGATGCTCGATACGCTTAACAAGGAAGAAAAGGCAACGATGATGTTAGTTACACATGATCCGTATGCAGCGAGTTTTTGTAGCCGAGTAATTTTTATTAAAGACGGTCAACTATATAACGAAATTTATCGTGGTGAAAGTCGGCAAACTTTTTATCAAAAGATTATGGATGTCCTTTCTTTGTTAGGAGGGAAAAGGCATGACTTTTCGTCAGTTCGCATTTAA